TACTCACCGTGGCTGAAATACCGGATTTTTCCACCGCCGTCCCATCATTTGACTCCTCGGATACCGGATTTTCGACGTATTACTGAAATACCTTAGTAGTAATTGCGTTTTAATTTCGCCAAGCCAAGCCAAGCCAAGCATATTTAACGGgtacttcttcttcttttttcatgtTATATTGTCTTCTTATAATTAGGATTTTTTGtcggtgatttttggatgagtAATTAGCTTATGATTGTGTATTAAATGTCTACGTGTTTTATCtgactaatttttatttttaaacaatttttttGGTATAGCTTTATTATGACAGTATATTAAACTAATTAGAGCATATTTATGATAGTGTATTAGTCAAAGTACATATTTGATGTGCTTTATGAATATTGGCTTCAGACTTTTGTATTTAATTTAGAATTATTATATTTTGGCAGAGTTTAATGATGTATAACTAGTGTGGATATTTTAATTAGTTCATGAATTTAATTTAGCTTATTCAGTAGCTTATAATACTATAATTAATGATTACGGGTATAATCAGATTATAGTTTTATatgtaaaatgataaaaactgaAAAACTTGCTTAGAGCAATTTTAGTGGAAGGTTCAGTTTCTGGGAACGGTTAGTACAATTTCACGACATTGaaagaatgattttttttttcccattttttatctctctctctctctcttctgaTTGGAGCATTCAGTTTTTTCGCAGCAATTATTTTTCGTCTTTCATTTTTGTTGATGGGCTAATAAAAAGTAGTGTGTTATTGTCATTCCaatttgtatttgtatcaatTAGTTGATCGAAAGCTTCATTTTGTGTTATATTAACTGTTATTGGAATTTCTTTTGTCTGGATTAATATCTTCATACACAACGGTGACAAAGAGGCTAATTGATTAGAATATAggcgaaaaaaaaaatattcagaCACTTGCGGGTCTAACAGGGTTCTGTATATATCTATGGGTGCCGGCACCtgacacaaaattttttttttttttataaaagacACATGGGTGCCGGCACCTGACAAAGACTGCAAAAGCTGGCTGCTGGGCAgtcaaattgttaaaaaaaaaaaatcggcaGGCTTCAATGCAATTCAGACAAAGTAGCTCCCATGAATTTTTCACACTTTTTTGCTTCAGATTTGCCCCTTTTGGCAGGCTTGTGGACAAAACAAAAATTGTCTGGCAGCTCCCTTTTGTCTGGCTTGTGCACAAATTCGTTCAATTAATCCATTCAATTAATTAACCTCGCCAAATACATCTAAATTCATTTAATCAGACCTCTTAAAATtaattcattcaattaattaaactaattaattcactaaactaattaaaataattgTATACTACATAACGTAAACTAATTATCAACTATCttaacaaaaaatgaattgcattaaactaatatcactaGTTTCGAAATTAAGCTATGCtaattatattaattttatatatttattttattagcataggtattatttcaaatatttaaattaCCCGGACTAAATGGCTAACAGTTATCGTAcgtaaatttttcttttggtttagcTTTTTTGCTTCACAGGAGCTGCCTTCTTTTCACTTAACAAATTGCTGAGCTTCTTTTCACTTAACAGGAGCTTCCTTTCCTGCGCAATTTAGCTTCCATTCCCAACTTCCTACCGCCTCTACGTATATCCAACAGTGCCCCTGTAACCCCTCCTCTTTCTTCCCCAACAAAAAGAAGGCTCTATAGTTTAGTACCTTGTTTCGCATTTTTTTTCTATCCAATCAATTTCACTGGCAGCCAGCTTTTTTTTTCAGcctgccaaatttttttttttaacaatttgacTGGAGTGCCCGGCAGCCAGCTTTTGCAGACTTTGTCAGGTGCCGGGCTGACAGGGCTGTGTCAGCCCGGCACCCATGTGtcaactataaaaaaaaaaattttttttttggtgttagGTGGCGGGCTGACACGGCTCGGCACCCATAGATTTATACAACTCCCCTATCAGACTCGCAAGTGTCTGACTTTTCTTTTATACACCAATATTCTAATCAATTAGCCCGACAAAGATGTGAATTTTGCATTATTGAGAGTTCTCTATAATTGCATAAACTTTGGGACAAAAAAGGGAAGAGAGGGGAAGGGGGACCGGCTGTTGCATGTGCGCAACAGGATGGTTTTGAGAATATCTGTCGTCTAAGATGACTACTGCTGCTGGTGCAGGACCTCTGAACACAAAGATGTCACAGAGGAGAGGTAAAACGTCTAGTTGGACTGTATTTGACCTGACTACTTCTGCAAGTGTACAACCTCTGGACACAAAAATGTTGCGGAGGAGAGGTAAAACGTCTGGTTGTACTGCATTTGACCTTGAACATCGTCGTAAGCAGCGTCTTGAACCTGAAGCAAAGGATGAATTTTTTCCAGCAATATCAAGCTCAATGGACCAAAGTCAGAAAGCCTTGACAAACATAGCAAATATAACTGCATCGGAGAAGCATTTTGCGTCTCTACTACAGGATGCTGTCAAATTTCAGATCAAGCCAAAACGCAGCGATATGCATGAAAAGAAATTGCAGGGTGGTTGCTCTAGTGGTGTCAAAGATGCTTTGAAGGCAAATGGAATGCTTAAGGAGCTCCATCCTTGGGCAGGCCAATGCCTGATTGAGGATGTTTTGGCTGGTGTAGACTATGATGTTGATAAGGCCTCATCCTTATTGAAAATGATGGTTTCCTCTGAGcaaaaatacaataatattaAAATTACTGGGACTGATGAATTAAAGTTCAATCATAAGAAGTCTCTTGTGAATGAAAATAAGTCATTAGCTGAAAAGGACACAGATCTTTCTCAAGTGATGCATCTTCTTGAGGGTCTTCTGCTTAGCAGTAATCGAGATTTGACAGATGAACGTGCTTCTTCGAGGAGAGTGCTTCTGCATGATGTCTTTGCTACAAAAATGATTCTGAATTCCATCAAATCTTTACCCATTGAGCGGGAAGAAGATGATGTTTACTTGGCTCAAAGAAAAGAGGCACAAAAGATGACAAGGTTTGTTTCTGGTATAAATTTTAGCTGCAATCTGCACTATGaacttgaattttgtttttacTTCAATCATATGTAGTACTTGTAATAAGGatgcttctttcctttttcttgttctcatacacaaatttcagggaaaaaggTATAGAAATCCTGGTATTAAAAATATGTAATTCACATACTCAATTATGACAAATTGCTCATCACATCCATTTTCTTGCTAGAATTTTGGGATTGCACTTTAAATGGCACCTTTTAAACTTATCCCTTCAACTTATTGTGCTCTGGAATATTCGATGCATTATGAATATGGTGGAGATTGCAGATATGGAAGAGCATTGGTATCATAGTTTTTTAGTTCTTGCTATCCGAATGTGCTTTATGTtgaatttctaatttttggtcTTTGAACCCTCCATAGTTGTTTGAATTAAGGACTGGGAGATTATGTTTGTTTAATTTGGTTCTCAGTCATATATCATGATGTGTACGGccattttgttatttaatttagtTTCATATTCATCACAGAAGTTTAGAGAACATGAATAAGCAACTTGAATCACATTCAGAACTCTTGATTATATACTGGGTAAGTGTGTCATAATTGAAATTCTTCTTTAAGGATAGCTATGTATATCTTGCTACTTCTCTGATAAACGTTTCCATGGACAAGAACTTGCCTTGCCATTTGCGGTTTTCCTGAACCAGCTTGCTTTAGATCATATTCTTTTGCTTGAGCCAGTGTTGTGATATTCTTTTCCATTTCTGAAATCCTgcttttaaacaaaaaaaaaaaagggttacaTGACTGGCAATTTATGAATATAGTTATTTTTTCTGGTGTGATAGCCTTCTTTTATTAGAATATTATTCTTTGCAGTTGTCAGATACCACCTTGTGCTACCTTAGATGATAATTTCTTTGCTTTTAGTGTTCTTATGCTTTTATTCACAAGAATCTTGTGCTATTTCTTTTATGCTTTTGTTATGCAGGTTTTCAACTTTGAAATCTTTTACATATGATTTGGTTTGCAAGATTTTTAATTTGCCAAGATATTCGAGAATTTATGCAAAGAGGCACTTTTAGAAACAGAAGTTAACACTAAAACCTTGGATAACTAGCAAAAGAGTGAGTGAGAGTATGAGTATTTATCAATTAAATGATAATTTAAGTTTTACCACTAATGTTACTAAAAGGTATGCCAAAATTGGAAGGTTGTGTCTTGTGTTTGACAATTAGGGTGTGCATAAACGGGCAAAAATGAATTATCAACCAATTTTAGAATGAATTAGGGGACGTGAATTGGTAATTATGCTGGATGCTtggaaatatatataaatatacatatatacaaatGACCAAAAAAGTACAGAAATGGATCTGGCTTTCTTAAGTTTGAAATTATCAATTTCGAATTCATTACAGCCGTTAGGGACTCATTAAAATCGGAGTCTGCATTTGGTACTATATATTAGTAAAAGCATATTTCTGTTTGTACACAAATACATACAGACAGTTTATGTatttatatgtgtatatatacataatGTGTATATATTCACATAAATATGTCACACAGACCGTCAGACACAGCCTAATTCTATTCCAGTTTATACCCACTGCTGATACTGTGATGTTCTCCATCTCTCTTAAAGCTCACACTTGACAACTCACAGCTGGCACTCAAAAACTCATGGGCTTACCCTTGCCTCACAGCTCTTTCCTTCTTGTCTGTCGTCTCTATTGTCAGTCATCTCTGTATAAATATGCTGTCCATTCTCTTGCCATCTTGCACCACCGTCATTCATTGACCTCATCTGACTCTGCCATGTTGCACTTCCTGGTTTCTGGAAGGTAGACTTCCGTACTAGTAGATGTAGTTGTACTGGTTCCTTGATGGTTGCTTTTGTGTTGACCTCTGGATGTCGAGTTGTAATGATAAGTCATTCTTGTTTGATTTAAGTAGAATCTGgttagtgcatttttttttttggcactgATCTTGTAGTGGTTCTGGTGAAGTTGAACTAGCATTGGCAATTATTTTGCGAACTCAGTTCTTGTGGTTTCTGTTTTTGCTGAAACCTTGTAGTGTTAAGATTGTACCCTTCTAAAGTATATTGAGTTATGCTGAAGTTTAGGTTTCTGTTTTGAAGATTATTTAGCTCACAGTCCTTGTCTATGCacttttcttattaaaaaacaGTTCAGCATCTCGGAACTCTAAGGCTTCCGTGGATGCCTATCTGAGAGGGGATCACTTATCTGCTCAACTCTATTCACGGAAAGCTCGTGAAGAATGGCTGACTGCTAAACAACTAAATGCCAAGGCAGCAAAAGAAATTCTGAGaatcaagaatttgaagaatgATGAGTGGACATTAGATTTGCATGGTCTTCATGCTGCAGAAGCAGTCCAAGCCTTGCAAGAACATTTGCAGAGGATTGAATC
The genomic region above belongs to Coffea arabica cultivar ET-39 chromosome 7c, Coffea Arabica ET-39 HiFi, whole genome shotgun sequence and contains:
- the LOC113697745 gene encoding uncharacterized protein, yielding MSQRRGKTSSWTVFDLTTSASVQPLDTKMLRRRGKTSGCTAFDLEHRRKQRLEPEAKDEFFPAISSSMDQSQKALTNIANITASEKHFASLLQDAVKFQIKPKRSDMHEKKLQGGCSSGVKDALKANGMLKELHPWAGQCLIEDVLAGVDYDVDKASSLLKMMVSSEQKYNNIKITGTDELKFNHKKSLVNENKSLAEKDTDLSQVMHLLEGLLLSSNRDLTDERASSRRVLLHDVFATKMILNSIKSLPIEREEDDVYLAQRKEAQKMTSSASRNSKASVDAYLRGDHLSAQLYSRKAREEWLTAKQLNAKAAKEILRIKNLKNDEWTLDLHGLHAAEAVQALQEHLQRIESQMPTKQLACARRFNAIQSQMPCARILNISQMPIACARIFNVSQMPARRFNVMAGIVSSTAPNVAIFRDLEECDSQIPLFRPRPASVEVITGKGKHSRGEATLPPAIRSFLDENRYHYSEARPGVIEVQVKFQ